One window from the genome of Crassostrea angulata isolate pt1a10 chromosome 2, ASM2561291v2, whole genome shotgun sequence encodes:
- the LOC128170385 gene encoding uncharacterized protein LOC128170385 has product MESVQSKEETRTNDVSPKVDLILSSKSSSTPVPQDLLRFKRKLSLGKKTESLQRSSVNYHIFEVKYFPHFEYIYTQTWDCKKRVEKVQKVETLGKGLPRDVLIKIGIVGDFSIDDLRLISKSTGKRTISKDQHIWEAQPLICFQNDLSPQSELKKYILRQEKACHKVLIKPTTFCNDTDESHYSIISVVRNRAHIQEAITICLEEPIHQMLEKLLKDVKTAGLNKMQESGITAEIEAIRKQMILENSRAISAAPVLKNEGTESVIPKNIKAYLFGRPDVHSFGIWRNSSFKVLVKKTDDSELKSKLTKVNPTFFETYNLEVEKGKLENKHTNMMQGDSIQSNYCKGTLGGFVTKSDEEGKKYALTCNHIFPEVDEPAYNHDLENIGSCKFTTREQSCDFAAIEIEQSFVDKCDVCVTREDRKKTNARVYAESIGNIGLVHKIGATTDVTKGSILSPEWHERVLDSDWMSTFLVQGIGENFSEEGDSGSLVFSRPRNVQQNCVDVMGMVYGNKLTVYDTDEENKHVENNSNEGEIAASNVQDADNISGCFRIHTALELFKESQGEDFDVKFKDDLSSSSPSSSLSDDLI; this is encoded by the exons ATGG AGAGCGTGCAGAGCAAGGAAGAAACCAGGACAAATGATGTTTCACCCAAAGTAGATCTG ATATTATCTAGCAAGTCAAGTTCAACGCCTGTGCCTCAAGATCTATTAAGATTTAAACGGAAACTTTCGCTTGGAAAAAAAACAG AGTCACTACAAAGGTCTTCAGTTAATTATCATATTTTCGAGGTCAAGTATTTTCCGCATTTTGAATATATCTACACACAAACCTGGGACTGCAAAAAGCGTGTTGAGAAAGTGCAAAAGGTAGAGACTCTGGGAAAAGGATTGCCAAGAGATGTCTTAATCAAAATAGGAATCGTAGGAGATTTTTCAATAGATGACCTTCGCCTAATATCAAAAAGTACAG GAAAGAGAACAATTTCCAAAGATCAACACATCTGGGAAGCGCAACCTCTCATTTGCTTTCAAAATGACCTTTCACCCCAATCAGAGTTAAAG aaatatattttgcgTCAAGAAAAAGCATGCCACAAGGTCCTCATCAAACCTACCACCTTTTGCAATGATACAGATGAATCACATTATTCAATAATCAGCGTTGTTCGGAACAGAGCACATATTCAAGAGGCAATTACCATCTGTTTAGAGGAACCCATTCATCAGATGTTAGAAAAACTGTTGAAAGATGTCAAAACTGCCGGTTTAAACAAAATGCAGGAATCAGGAATTACTGCTGAAATAGAGGCTATTCGCAAACAGATGATATTAGAGAACAGCAGAGCTATATCTGCTGCtcctgttttaaaaaatgaaggaaCAGAATCCGTTAtcccaaaaaatataaaagcctaCCTTTTCgg GAGACCTGACGTTCATTCTTTCGGAATTTGGAGAAATTCGTCGTTTAAAGTTCTTGTCAAGAAGACTGATGACAGTGAATTGAAGAGTAAATTGACAAAGGTGAATCCAACTTTCTTTGAAACATATAATTTAGAAGTAGAGAAAGgaaaattggaaaacaaacacACCAATATGATGCAGGGCGATTCAATACAATCAAACTATTGCAAAGGAACACTTGGCGGGTTTGTTACAAAATCCGACGAAGAagggaaaaaatatgcattgacTTGCAACCATATATTTCCCGAGGTTGATGAACCTGCATATAACCACGATCTTGAGAACATTGGATCTTGCAAGTTTACAACACGGGAACAATCCTGCGATTTTGCGGCGATCGAAATAGAACAGTCATTTGTGGATAAATGCGACGTTTGTGTCACAAGAGAGGACAGAAAGAAAACTAATGCTCGAGTGTATGCTGAAAGCATAGGAAATATTGGACTTGTTCATAAAATAGGAGCCACAACAGATGTGACGAAAGGTAGCATTCTTAGTCCCGAATGGCATGAACGAGTACTCGATAGTGATTGGATGTCCACTTTTCTTGTACAAGGCATCGGTGAAAACTTTTCCGAGGAAGGTGATAGCGGATCGCTAGTTTTCTCAAGACCGAGAAATGTGCAACAAAATTGCGTTGATGTCATGGGCATGGTATACGGCAATAAATTAACGGTGTATGATACTGATGAAGAGAACAAACatgttgaaaataattcaaatgaaGGTGAGATTGCAGCTTCAAATGTTCAGGATGCCGATAATATTTCTGGTTGTTTTCGTATACATACAGCTCTTGAACTTTTTAAAGAGAGTCAAGGGGAAGATTTTGACGTAAAATTTAAGGATGACCTATCGTCGTCATCTCCTTCGTCGTCTCTGTCTGATGATCTCatttaa